A section of the Drosophila subobscura isolate 14011-0131.10 chromosome A, UCBerk_Dsub_1.0, whole genome shotgun sequence genome encodes:
- the LOC117889628 gene encoding furin-like protease 2 isoform X2 has protein sequence MLDIGGSTTTGNILPIIKEQGRRQSPAREPAYRKHCKQTLPKATATTKTRSSSSGSSSSSSSSRRAPSPTHPPPAAAYAKLNRVYLCTFNRMAQSCIYFLLVLVVLSRNTSSAHRYSESVSVNETQQQQQINAARRILNSSSSSENESNAPAVNLSTQTQTTYHKANAARFNTHPDFDSVSDLAEELQVISNTHLNASEHEQQQQQLEQQQQQHLLNENDVFGPYSIPEEAIYTNEFAVHIPAGKYVADVIADKYGFVNRGQIGALDDYYVFQHHRVSKRSLRSSHKHQSDLRSENEVKWLQQQHEKVRRKRDGPYQDLPTYSPYNVLRPSSDYASDESHLSPYSPESHLSTHSPRLEYRDVSSHSIFPDPLFKEQWYLNGGAKDGLDMNVGPAWQKGYTGKGVVVSILDDGIQTNHPDLAQNYDPDASFDINGNDSDPTPQDNGDNKHGTRCAGEVAAVAFNNYCGVGVAYNASIGGVRMLDGKVNDVVEAQALSLNPSHIDIYSASWGPEDDGSTVDGPGPLARRAFIYGVTSGRQGRGSIFVWASGNGGRYTDSCNCDGYTNSIFTLSISSATQAGFKPWYLEECSSTLATTYSSGTPGHDKSVATVDMDGRLRPDHICTVEHTGTSASAPLAAGICALALEANPDLTWRDMQYLVVYTSRPSPLEKEGGWTLNGVKRKYSHKFGYGLMDAGAMVTLAEQWTSVPPQHICKSRENNEDLRIEGSFGFTLSTHMDVNGCAGTINEVRYLEHVQCRITLRFFPRGNLRILLTSPMGTTSTLLFERPRDIVKSNFDDWPFLSVHYWGEKAEGRWTLQVINAGRRRVNQPGILSKWQLIFYGTSNQPMRLKSELLNGNPQMRSPIGGANPFLFPSASNIGQPANEGGNYNTDSFAGYLNYQNIFTSAGSDPEPATATLDGQNVTAAQLKEAPAGDASKIVLYSCDAECDSLGCYGRGPTQCVACSHYRLDNTCVSRCPPRSFPNQVGICWPCHDSCETCAGAGPDSCLTCAPAHLHVIDLAVCLQVCPDGYFENSRNRTCAPCEPNCASCQDHPEYCTSCDHHLVMHENKCYSACPLDTYETEDNKCAFCHTTCGTCNGPTDQHCITCRSGRYAWQNQCLNSCPDAFYADKKRLECMPCQEGCKTCTSNGICSECLPNWSLNKKDKCIVAGSEACNESEFFSQIEGQCRPCHASCDSCNGALDTNCMSCPANRLLELSRCVSGCQDGFFMETGVCSPCLHTCSQCISRTNCSNCSKGLELQNGECRTTCADGYYSDRGICAKCYLSCHTCSGPRRNQCVQCPAGWQLAAGECHPECPEGFYKSDFGCQKCHHYCKTCNDAGPLACSSCPPHFMLDGGLCMECLSSQYYDITTSTCKSCHDSCRSCLGPGQYSCKNCAPPLHLDQLNSQCVPCCKQNQTNTNDTTISAACCHCDKETGECKATSTGGKRRTVIGSGSMYKSAGDAEADAQLGGREGNGNEFLVRLDSPLTAITAIAVAICLLIITIFSIIFAVLQRNSNHVSRNSVRYRKIASKSSGGSRRNSSASAAKTSNEARFIFNVGEDDDTDEEDDADNTEDDMLDVTAEVKRIVYDPKGTIHGNEFYIESTKDIDAIEFHCKTGGGATAPKRRSCNEYGIGNGNGNRNGGEPDDIISKNTYRDPAAATTTSCSNNILS, from the exons ATGCTTGATATAGGAGGCAGCACAACAACAGGAAACATCCTCCCAATCATAAAGGAGCAGGGCAGAAGACAGAGTCCTGCCAGAGAGCCCGCATATCGAAAGCACTGCAAACAAACGCTACcgaaagcaacagcaacgacaaagactagaagcagcagtagcggcagtagcagcagcagcagcagcagtagaagaGCTCCTTCTCCTACGCAtcctccaccagcagcagcatatgcaAAACTCAATAGAGtctatttatgtacatttaatcGAATGGCACAGAgctgtatatattttttattagttttagtAGTCCTAAGCCGAAACACTAGTAGTGCTCATCGATATAGCGAAAGCGTAAGCGTAAACGAAactcaacaacagcaacaaattaatgCCGCACGAAGAATActcaatagcagcagcagcagcgagaatGAGAGCAATGCGCCGGCTGTTAATTTGTCCactcaaacccaaaccacTTACCACAAGGCCAACGCCGCGAGGTTCAACACTCACCCTGACTTTGACTCTGTCTCGGACCTAGCAGAGGAGTTGCAGGTCATAAGTAATACTCATTTAAATGCCAGTGaacacgagcagcagcagcagcagttggaacagcagcaacagcagcatctccTCAATGAGAACGACGTTTTTGGCCCCTACAGTATTCCGGAGGAGGCAATCTACACAAATGAGTTTGCCGTGCACATTCCGGCTGGCAAATATGTGGCCGATGTCATTGCGGACAAGTATGGCTTCGTGAATCGGGGTCAG aTTGGAGCACTCGATGATTATTATGTCTTCCAGCATCATCGCGTGTCGAAGCGCTCATTGCGTTCCAGTCACAAGCATCAGAGTGATCTAAGATCGGAGAATGAG GTAaaatggctgcagcagcagcatgagaaAGTACGCCGAAAGCGCGATGGTCCCTATCAGGATCTGCCCACCTACAGTCCGTATAATGTTTTGCGTCCCTCCAGCGACTATGCATCCGACGAATCGCATCTTTCTCCATACTCCCCAGAGTCGCATCTATCCACACATTCGCCACGCTTGGAGTATCGTGATGTGAGCTCACATTCCATATTTCCGGATCCCTTGTTCAAGGAGCAGTGGTATCTG AACGGCGGTGCCAAAGATGGCCTGGATATGAATGTGGGACCTGCCTGGCAAAAGGGTTACACCGGCAAAGGTGTTGTCGTCTCCATACTCGACGATGGCATCCAAACAAATCATCCAGATCTGGCCCAGAACTAT GATCCCGATGCATCATTCGATATCAATGGCAATGATTCGGATCCTACGCCGCAGGATAATGGCGACAATAAGCATGGAACACGCTGTGCCGGCGAAGTGGCTGCCGTGGCCTTTAATAACTACTGCGGCGTGGGTGTGGCCTACAATGCCAGCATTGGTG GAGTACGCATGCTCGATGGCAAAGTCAATGATGTGGTGGAGGCCCAGGCACTGAGTTTGAATCCCTCGCACATTGATATTTACAGTGCCTCGTGGGGCCCCGAGGACGATGGCTCTACGGTGGATGGCCCCGGCCCGCTGGCCCGTCGCGCCTTCATCTATGGCGTGACCAGCGGACGGCAAGGACGTGGCTCCATATTCGTTTGGGCCTCGGGCAACGGTGGCCGCTACACTGATTCGTGCAACTGCGACGGCTACACCAATTCGATCTTCACCCTCTCCATATCGAGTGCCACGCAGGCGGGCTTCAAACCGTGGTACTTGGAGGAATGCTCCTCAACGCTGGCGACCACCTACAGCTCTGGCACGCCTGGCCATGACAAGAGTGTGGCCACCGTCGATATGGATGGACGTTTGCGACCCGATCATATATGCACAGTGGAGCATACGGGCACTTCGGCTTCAGCCCCTCTGGCAGCTGGGATCTGTGCCCTCGCGTTGGAGGCAAATCCGGATCTCACTTGGCGGGATATGCAGTACCTGGTGGTGTATACGTCGCGACCCTCACCCCTGGAGAAGGAGGGCGGATGGACTCTGAATGGCGTGAAGCGGAAATACAGTCACAAATTTGGCTACGGACTGATGGATGCCGGTGCCATGGTCACATTGGCGGAGCAGTGGACCTCAGTCCCGCCGCAACACATATGCAAGTCGCGAGAGAATAACGAGGATCTGAGAATCGAGGGCTCCTTTGGCTTTACCCTCTCCACCCACATGGATGTGAACGGCTGTGCGGGAACGATCAATGAGGTGCGGTATCTAGAGCATGTCCAGTGTCGTATTACCCTACGCTTCTTTCCGAGAGGAAACTTACGGATTCTTTTGACATCGCCGATGGGCACAACGAGCACTTTGTTGTTCGAGCGACCTCGCGACATTGTCAAGTCAAACTTTGACGATTGGCCTTTTCTAAGCGTGCATTATTGGGGCGAGAAGGCCGAGGGACGTTGGACTCTGCAGGTGATAAATGCTGGCCGTCGAAGGGTCAATCAGCCGGGCATACTATCCAAGTGGCAGCTGATCTTCTATGGCACATCCAATCAGCCCATGCGTCTCAAGTCGGAGCTGCTGAATGGCAATCCACAGATGCGCAGCCCAATTGGGGGCGCCAATCCGTTTCTCTTTCCATCCGCCTCGAATATCGGCCAGCCGGCCAATGAGGGAGGGAACTACAATACCGACAGCTTTGCCGGATATCTCAACTATCAGAATATATTCACCAGTGCCGGATCGGATCCAGAGCCGGCCACCGCTACGCTAGATGGACAGAATGTCACGGCCGCCCAGCTGAAGGAAGCGCCAGCCGGCGATGCCAGCAAGATTGTGCTGTACTCCTGCGATGCCGAATGCGACTCCCTGGGCTGCTATGGCCGTGGACCCACACAGTGTGTGGCGTGCAGTCATTATCGATTGGACAA CACCTGCGTGAGCCGTTGTCCGCCTAGATCTTTTCCAAATCAAGTGGGCATCTGTTGGCCCTGCCACGACTCCTGTGAGACTTGCGCTGGCGCCGGACCCGACAGCTGCCTCACCTGTGCCCCAGCCCATCTGCATGTGATCgatctggctgtctgtctgcaagTCTGCCCAGATGGTTACTTTGAAA ATAGCAGAAACCGAACCTGCGCTCCTTGCGAACCAAACTGTGCCTCCTGCCAGGACCATCCCGAGTATTGCACCAGCTGTGACCATCATCTAGTGATGCATGAGAATAAATGCTACTCGGCCTGTCCCCTGGATACATACGAAACGGAGGATAACAA ATGTGCCTTTTGCCACACGACATGCGGTACATGCAATGGCCCCACGGACCAGCACTGCATCACATGTCGATCAGGTCGTTATGCCTGGCAAAACCAATGCCTTAATAGCTGTCCGGATGCATTTTATGCGGACAAGAAGCGGCTGGAGTGCATGCCCTGCCAGGAGGGCTGCAAGACCTGCACCAGCAACGGCATATGCTCCGAGTGCCTTCCCAATTGGTCGCTGAACAAGAAGGACAAATGCATTGTGGCCGGGAGTGAGGCCTGCAATGAAT CCGAGTTCTTTAGTCAGATTGAGGGTCAATGCCGTCCTTGTCATGCCTCCTGCGATAGCTGTAATGGAGCTCTCGATACGAACTGCATGTCCTGCCCAGCAAATCGATTGCTAGAGCTGAGCCGATGCGTGAGCGGCTGTCAGGATGGCTTCTTCATGGAGACGGGCGTCTGTTCGCCCTGCCTGCACACCTGTAGCCAGTGCATATCGCGCACCAATTGCAGCAACTGCTCTAAGGGCCTCGAACTGCAGAATGGCGAATGCCGCACCACCTGTGCCGATGG CTACTATAGCGATCGGGGTATCTGTGCCAAGTGCTATCTCAGCTGTCACACATGCAGCGGGCCACGTCGCAACCAGTGCGTCCAGTGCCCTGccggctggcagctggcagccggCGAATGCCATCCAGAGTGTCCCGAGGGCTTCTACAAGTCGGATTTTGGCTGTCAGAAGTGCCATCATTATTGCAAGACATGCAATG ATGCCGGTCCTTTGGCCTGCTCCTCGTGCCCGCCACACTTTATGCTCGATGGAGGACTGTGCATGGAGTGCCTTAGCTCACAGTACTACGACATTACGACATCCACCTGCAAGAGTTGCCACGACTCGTGCCGCTCCTGCCTGGGACCTGGCCAGTATTCGTGCAAGAACTGCGCACCGCCGCTTCATTTGGATCAGCTGAACAGCCAGTGTGTGCCATGCTGCAAGCAGAATCAAACCAACACCAACGACACCACAATATCAGCAGCATGTTGCCATTGCGACAAGGAAACGG GTGAATGCAAAGCTACCTCTACTGGCGGCAAACGGCGTACTGtcattggcagtggcagcatgtACAAAAGTGCCGGCgatgctgaagctgatgcCCAGCTTGGCGGCCGTGAGGGCAATGGCAATGAGTTCCTTGTGCGGCTGGACTCTCCTCTGACGGCCATCACGGCCATTGCAGTGGCCATTTGTCTGCTGATTATCACcatattttccattatttttgctgttctACAG CGCAACAGCAACCATGTGTCCCGAAATTCCGTAAGATACAGAAAGATAGCCAGCAAGTCGTCGGGAGGCAGTCGTCGCAATAGCAGTGCCTCAGCTGCAAAGACAAGCAATGAGGCcagatttatatttaatgtGGGCGAGGACGATGACAccgatgaggaggatgatgcTGATAATACTGAGGATGATATGTTGGATGTAACGGCAGAGGTGAAGCGGATCGTTTATGACCCCAAAGGCACAATACATGGGAACGAATTTTACATCGAGAGTACAAAAGATATTGATGCGATTGAGTTTCATTGCAAGACAGGAGGCGGTGCCACCGCCCCAAAGAGAAGAAGTTGCAATGAATACGggattggaaatggaaatggaaatagaaatgGAGGAGAACCTGATGATATTATATCCAAGAACACGTACAGAGatccggcagcagcaacaactactaGCTGTAGCAATAATATCCTtagctga
- the LOC117889628 gene encoding furin-like protease 2 isoform X4: protein MLDIGGSTTTGNILPIIKEQGRRQSPAREPAYRKHCKQTLPKATATTKTRSSSSGSSSSSSSSRRAPSPTHPPPAAAYAKLNRVYLCTFNRMAQSCIYFLLVLVVLSRNTSSAHRYSESVSVNETQQQQQINAARRILNSSSSSENESNAPAVNLSTQTQTTYHKANAARFNTHPDFDSVSDLAEELQVISNTHLNASEHEQQQQQLEQQQQQHLLNENDVFGPYSIPEEAIYTNEFAVHIPAGKYVADVIADKYGFVNRGQIGALDDYYVFQHHRVSKRSLRSSHKHQSDLRSENEVKWLQQQHEKVRRKRDGPYQDLPTYKSHLSTHSPRLEYRDVSSHSIFPDPLFKEQWYLNGGAKDGLDMNVGPAWQKGYTGKGVVVSILDDGIQTNHPDLAQNYDPDASFDINGNDSDPTPQDNGDNKHGTRCAGEVAAVAFNNYCGVGVAYNASIGGVRMLDGKVNDVVEAQALSLNPSHIDIYSASWGPEDDGSTVDGPGPLARRAFIYGVTSGRQGRGSIFVWASGNGGRYTDSCNCDGYTNSIFTLSISSATQAGFKPWYLEECSSTLATTYSSGTPGHDKSVATVDMDGRLRPDHICTVEHTGTSASAPLAAGICALALEANPDLTWRDMQYLVVYTSRPSPLEKEGGWTLNGVKRKYSHKFGYGLMDAGAMVTLAEQWTSVPPQHICKSRENNEDLRIEGSFGFTLSTHMDVNGCAGTINEVRYLEHVQCRITLRFFPRGNLRILLTSPMGTTSTLLFERPRDIVKSNFDDWPFLSVHYWGEKAEGRWTLQVINAGRRRVNQPGILSKWQLIFYGTSNQPMRLKSELLNGNPQMRSPIGGANPFLFPSASNIGQPANEGGNYNTDSFAGYLNYQNIFTSAGSDPEPATATLDGQNVTAAQLKEAPAGDASKIVLYSCDAECDSLGCYGRGPTQCVACSHYRLDNTCVSRCPPRSFPNQVGICWPCHDSCETCAGAGPDSCLTCAPAHLHVIDLAVCLQVCPDGYFENSRNRTCAPCEPNCASCQDHPEYCTSCDHHLVMHENKCYSACPLDTYETEDNKCAFCHTTCGTCNGPTDQHCITCRSGRYAWQNQCLNSCPDAFYADKKRLECMPCQEGCKTCTSNGICSECLPNWSLNKKDKCIVAGSEACNESEFFSQIEGQCRPCHASCDSCNGALDTNCMSCPANRLLELSRCVSGCQDGFFMETGVCSPCLHTCSQCISRTNCSNCSKGLELQNGECRTTCADGYYSDRGICAKCYLSCHTCSGPRRNQCVQCPAGWQLAAGECHPECPEGFYKSDFGCQKCHHYCKTCNDAGPLACSSCPPHFMLDGGLCMECLSSQYYDITTSTCKSCHDSCRSCLGPGQYSCKNCAPPLHLDQLNSQCVPCCKQNQTNTNDTTISAACCHCDKETGECKATSTGGKRRTVIGSGSMYKSAGDAEADAQLGGREGNGNEFLVRLDSPLTAITAIAVAICLLIITIFSIIFAVLQRNSNHVSRNSVRYRKIASKSSGGSRRNSSASAAKTSNEARFIFNVGEDDDTDEEDDADNTEDDMLDVTAEVKRIVYDPKGTIHGNEFYIESTKDIDAIEFHCKTGGGATAPKRRSCNEYGIGNGNGNRNGGEPDDIISKNTYRDPAAATTTSCSNNILS from the exons ATGCTTGATATAGGAGGCAGCACAACAACAGGAAACATCCTCCCAATCATAAAGGAGCAGGGCAGAAGACAGAGTCCTGCCAGAGAGCCCGCATATCGAAAGCACTGCAAACAAACGCTACcgaaagcaacagcaacgacaaagactagaagcagcagtagcggcagtagcagcagcagcagcagcagtagaagaGCTCCTTCTCCTACGCAtcctccaccagcagcagcatatgcaAAACTCAATAGAGtctatttatgtacatttaatcGAATGGCACAGAgctgtatatattttttattagttttagtAGTCCTAAGCCGAAACACTAGTAGTGCTCATCGATATAGCGAAAGCGTAAGCGTAAACGAAactcaacaacagcaacaaattaatgCCGCACGAAGAATActcaatagcagcagcagcagcgagaatGAGAGCAATGCGCCGGCTGTTAATTTGTCCactcaaacccaaaccacTTACCACAAGGCCAACGCCGCGAGGTTCAACACTCACCCTGACTTTGACTCTGTCTCGGACCTAGCAGAGGAGTTGCAGGTCATAAGTAATACTCATTTAAATGCCAGTGaacacgagcagcagcagcagcagttggaacagcagcaacagcagcatctccTCAATGAGAACGACGTTTTTGGCCCCTACAGTATTCCGGAGGAGGCAATCTACACAAATGAGTTTGCCGTGCACATTCCGGCTGGCAAATATGTGGCCGATGTCATTGCGGACAAGTATGGCTTCGTGAATCGGGGTCAG aTTGGAGCACTCGATGATTATTATGTCTTCCAGCATCATCGCGTGTCGAAGCGCTCATTGCGTTCCAGTCACAAGCATCAGAGTGATCTAAGATCGGAGAATGAG GTAaaatggctgcagcagcagcatgagaaAGTACGCCGAAAGCGCGATGGTCCCTATCAGGATCTGCCCACCTACA AGTCGCATCTATCCACACATTCGCCACGCTTGGAGTATCGTGATGTGAGCTCACATTCCATATTTCCGGATCCCTTGTTCAAGGAGCAGTGGTATCTG AACGGCGGTGCCAAAGATGGCCTGGATATGAATGTGGGACCTGCCTGGCAAAAGGGTTACACCGGCAAAGGTGTTGTCGTCTCCATACTCGACGATGGCATCCAAACAAATCATCCAGATCTGGCCCAGAACTAT GATCCCGATGCATCATTCGATATCAATGGCAATGATTCGGATCCTACGCCGCAGGATAATGGCGACAATAAGCATGGAACACGCTGTGCCGGCGAAGTGGCTGCCGTGGCCTTTAATAACTACTGCGGCGTGGGTGTGGCCTACAATGCCAGCATTGGTG GAGTACGCATGCTCGATGGCAAAGTCAATGATGTGGTGGAGGCCCAGGCACTGAGTTTGAATCCCTCGCACATTGATATTTACAGTGCCTCGTGGGGCCCCGAGGACGATGGCTCTACGGTGGATGGCCCCGGCCCGCTGGCCCGTCGCGCCTTCATCTATGGCGTGACCAGCGGACGGCAAGGACGTGGCTCCATATTCGTTTGGGCCTCGGGCAACGGTGGCCGCTACACTGATTCGTGCAACTGCGACGGCTACACCAATTCGATCTTCACCCTCTCCATATCGAGTGCCACGCAGGCGGGCTTCAAACCGTGGTACTTGGAGGAATGCTCCTCAACGCTGGCGACCACCTACAGCTCTGGCACGCCTGGCCATGACAAGAGTGTGGCCACCGTCGATATGGATGGACGTTTGCGACCCGATCATATATGCACAGTGGAGCATACGGGCACTTCGGCTTCAGCCCCTCTGGCAGCTGGGATCTGTGCCCTCGCGTTGGAGGCAAATCCGGATCTCACTTGGCGGGATATGCAGTACCTGGTGGTGTATACGTCGCGACCCTCACCCCTGGAGAAGGAGGGCGGATGGACTCTGAATGGCGTGAAGCGGAAATACAGTCACAAATTTGGCTACGGACTGATGGATGCCGGTGCCATGGTCACATTGGCGGAGCAGTGGACCTCAGTCCCGCCGCAACACATATGCAAGTCGCGAGAGAATAACGAGGATCTGAGAATCGAGGGCTCCTTTGGCTTTACCCTCTCCACCCACATGGATGTGAACGGCTGTGCGGGAACGATCAATGAGGTGCGGTATCTAGAGCATGTCCAGTGTCGTATTACCCTACGCTTCTTTCCGAGAGGAAACTTACGGATTCTTTTGACATCGCCGATGGGCACAACGAGCACTTTGTTGTTCGAGCGACCTCGCGACATTGTCAAGTCAAACTTTGACGATTGGCCTTTTCTAAGCGTGCATTATTGGGGCGAGAAGGCCGAGGGACGTTGGACTCTGCAGGTGATAAATGCTGGCCGTCGAAGGGTCAATCAGCCGGGCATACTATCCAAGTGGCAGCTGATCTTCTATGGCACATCCAATCAGCCCATGCGTCTCAAGTCGGAGCTGCTGAATGGCAATCCACAGATGCGCAGCCCAATTGGGGGCGCCAATCCGTTTCTCTTTCCATCCGCCTCGAATATCGGCCAGCCGGCCAATGAGGGAGGGAACTACAATACCGACAGCTTTGCCGGATATCTCAACTATCAGAATATATTCACCAGTGCCGGATCGGATCCAGAGCCGGCCACCGCTACGCTAGATGGACAGAATGTCACGGCCGCCCAGCTGAAGGAAGCGCCAGCCGGCGATGCCAGCAAGATTGTGCTGTACTCCTGCGATGCCGAATGCGACTCCCTGGGCTGCTATGGCCGTGGACCCACACAGTGTGTGGCGTGCAGTCATTATCGATTGGACAA CACCTGCGTGAGCCGTTGTCCGCCTAGATCTTTTCCAAATCAAGTGGGCATCTGTTGGCCCTGCCACGACTCCTGTGAGACTTGCGCTGGCGCCGGACCCGACAGCTGCCTCACCTGTGCCCCAGCCCATCTGCATGTGATCgatctggctgtctgtctgcaagTCTGCCCAGATGGTTACTTTGAAA ATAGCAGAAACCGAACCTGCGCTCCTTGCGAACCAAACTGTGCCTCCTGCCAGGACCATCCCGAGTATTGCACCAGCTGTGACCATCATCTAGTGATGCATGAGAATAAATGCTACTCGGCCTGTCCCCTGGATACATACGAAACGGAGGATAACAA ATGTGCCTTTTGCCACACGACATGCGGTACATGCAATGGCCCCACGGACCAGCACTGCATCACATGTCGATCAGGTCGTTATGCCTGGCAAAACCAATGCCTTAATAGCTGTCCGGATGCATTTTATGCGGACAAGAAGCGGCTGGAGTGCATGCCCTGCCAGGAGGGCTGCAAGACCTGCACCAGCAACGGCATATGCTCCGAGTGCCTTCCCAATTGGTCGCTGAACAAGAAGGACAAATGCATTGTGGCCGGGAGTGAGGCCTGCAATGAAT CCGAGTTCTTTAGTCAGATTGAGGGTCAATGCCGTCCTTGTCATGCCTCCTGCGATAGCTGTAATGGAGCTCTCGATACGAACTGCATGTCCTGCCCAGCAAATCGATTGCTAGAGCTGAGCCGATGCGTGAGCGGCTGTCAGGATGGCTTCTTCATGGAGACGGGCGTCTGTTCGCCCTGCCTGCACACCTGTAGCCAGTGCATATCGCGCACCAATTGCAGCAACTGCTCTAAGGGCCTCGAACTGCAGAATGGCGAATGCCGCACCACCTGTGCCGATGG CTACTATAGCGATCGGGGTATCTGTGCCAAGTGCTATCTCAGCTGTCACACATGCAGCGGGCCACGTCGCAACCAGTGCGTCCAGTGCCCTGccggctggcagctggcagccggCGAATGCCATCCAGAGTGTCCCGAGGGCTTCTACAAGTCGGATTTTGGCTGTCAGAAGTGCCATCATTATTGCAAGACATGCAATG ATGCCGGTCCTTTGGCCTGCTCCTCGTGCCCGCCACACTTTATGCTCGATGGAGGACTGTGCATGGAGTGCCTTAGCTCACAGTACTACGACATTACGACATCCACCTGCAAGAGTTGCCACGACTCGTGCCGCTCCTGCCTGGGACCTGGCCAGTATTCGTGCAAGAACTGCGCACCGCCGCTTCATTTGGATCAGCTGAACAGCCAGTGTGTGCCATGCTGCAAGCAGAATCAAACCAACACCAACGACACCACAATATCAGCAGCATGTTGCCATTGCGACAAGGAAACGG GTGAATGCAAAGCTACCTCTACTGGCGGCAAACGGCGTACTGtcattggcagtggcagcatgtACAAAAGTGCCGGCgatgctgaagctgatgcCCAGCTTGGCGGCCGTGAGGGCAATGGCAATGAGTTCCTTGTGCGGCTGGACTCTCCTCTGACGGCCATCACGGCCATTGCAGTGGCCATTTGTCTGCTGATTATCACcatattttccattatttttgctgttctACAG CGCAACAGCAACCATGTGTCCCGAAATTCCGTAAGATACAGAAAGATAGCCAGCAAGTCGTCGGGAGGCAGTCGTCGCAATAGCAGTGCCTCAGCTGCAAAGACAAGCAATGAGGCcagatttatatttaatgtGGGCGAGGACGATGACAccgatgaggaggatgatgcTGATAATACTGAGGATGATATGTTGGATGTAACGGCAGAGGTGAAGCGGATCGTTTATGACCCCAAAGGCACAATACATGGGAACGAATTTTACATCGAGAGTACAAAAGATATTGATGCGATTGAGTTTCATTGCAAGACAGGAGGCGGTGCCACCGCCCCAAAGAGAAGAAGTTGCAATGAATACGggattggaaatggaaatggaaatagaaatgGAGGAGAACCTGATGATATTATATCCAAGAACACGTACAGAGatccggcagcagcaacaactactaGCTGTAGCAATAATATCCTtagctga